A stretch of DNA from Channa argus isolate prfri chromosome 7, Channa argus male v1.0, whole genome shotgun sequence:
aaggaaccttggagttatttttgaccaggatttgtcctttacctcacatataaaacaaatctctagaacagccttcttccacctacggaacattgccaaaattaggagcatcctgtctcaaagtgatgccggaAAACTgctccatgcatttgttacctctaggttggactactgtaattccctactttcaggatgccccagtaactaaagagcctgcaattaatccaaaatgctgcagcaagagtgctgactggaactagcaagagagatcatatttcaccttcactagcttctctccattggcttcccattaaatctagaatagaatttaaaaccctgcttcttacaaataaagctctgaatggtcaggctccatcatatttagaagacctcatagcaccatatcatcccagtagaccactttgctctcagaatgcaggcctacttgtggttcccagaatttccaaaggtagaatgggaggtagagcgtttagctatcaagctcctctcctgcggaaccagctcccagttcagattcgggaagcagacaccctctctacttttaagtctcggCTTAAAACtgtcctttttaataaagcatatagttagttatagttatgctgccataggcttagactgctgggggacccaccccccgatgcactgagctcctttcctcctcttgaccatctctcctctcctctcaccctgcaattatcaccactgtatgtcattaactctttgtgttctctcccgtagttgtctttgtcctcctctgtccccctctctctgtcctttctgcaggtgtcccccggctttgaagctgtgtgtctaccagtgtgcagctactggtcctaccaatctgcgccatgttttgttgctctgttcttttctcttttcactttccactcaccccaaccggtcgaggcagatgtccgtccaccctgagcctggttctgctggaggtttcttccgttaaagggagtttttcctctccactgttgcctatggcttgctccagggggaattgttgggttctctttatatatctttataatcttgactttattctgtaaagtgccctgagatgactttgttgtgaattggcgctatataaataaagttgaattgaattaaactgGATTTATTGACAGTACAAGCATAAATTAGAGTTTGAGGCTGAAACAGACAATAATAAGGTACACACTGTgaagaatgtattttttttttctaccatttGATATAAAGATGGAGTCTGGAGGATGAACAGAGGGCTCCATGTCTTCAGTTAGGCTGCACTTTGCCTGTGTTTTCCAGATTGTGTCTCCATTATTGTGGCTGTGGTACCATAATTGGGACCCTTAACATACATGTACAAGGAATGAATAAAACCTAGTGTTCCAGATCTGTTGTAGAGGCCTGTTGAACTTTCTCCACAGggagaaataacaaaataaatgcaattgatttaataaaaaaatatacagtaaagatGTAGAAAATGTTCAGCTCAGTTTACCACATCATCATAATAGCTGCCACTTTACTGaaaagtattttgtatttagTCCCAGCAGCTTCCCCatttcagtataaaaaaaatacattttacacatattaGTCATGAGTCCCTTTTACAATGACCATGAAGGCAGGTTTAGTACACCAATACCTCACTGCTCTGTGTGTCAAATCCAGTCACGTTCTACTACTCGTAAAATGAACACTGGAGTGTCTTAggtgcagtgtttttttgtaaatgaacaGAGGCAGGCAGCTGACAGCAATCTGTCAGCTTTctgtataaaaacaacatagTGTGCTTTACAAGTTTGTTAATGAGTGATCATCTAACTTCCTGCAGGCTGAGCCATTTGTGTATTTCAATCagtgttcatttattttcatacatttttaaattggttttgCTATTCTTCTGTTGTTGGTTTACTGTTTagccttattttttattttttttttgcttcctgCATCCTGTGCAGCAATTATTTTTCCAGACTAGACGTTTTTGGTAGCAGATATGTGTACAGCTTTCAATCCCACTTTTCTATTTACTGCTGAGtgacttgtttttaatttttcgATGACAAATATGGAAATGATGAAGATTGACCAACCAGAAGAGACCAGCCTGTGTTTGAGGTATTCATAACAGGTGGACAGTGCAACAGTGTGTTCCCAGTGCAATTAGAAACCACAAACCAGTAAAGTCCCACCAGTTGTTTGGATataatttggttttaaatgagaGGATGTGTGGCAGGTGACAGGTGTTGTGCTGACTAgggctttttttaaatcctggaGAACTTCCTGGAGGACATTGGGGGTTTTCTTGTGAGTTCTGGGCTGTGTTTGACaagttaatcatttaaaaacacatctgctaATGCAACCTTCAAACATTACTTGCGTAGGCTGAGCCAGTTATTAGCTGACAGATCGGTGGCCTTTGGAATTTGTAAGAATTATGTGAGAGGATAACGTCCAAAGAAACTGgaccaaaacattaaattcatttAAGGTAGTTCATTGTtaatgttactgtgtgtgttttggagaaCACTACTGTCAATGTGAGGAAGGGGCCACGCGAGTCAGCTGGAACCATTGCacctaaatgaaacaaataggAACCTAAACCAAATAAAATTGAAGCCAAATTGTAATCATAAAAAGATTTCAATTTAGTCCCAATTAGAAGAAGATGTATTATGTATAGAAGGTCAGTTGACAGGGCCCAGTAATATGTACTCTTCAGGACTAGGACAGCTAGCAGAGTTTGGTAAGACACTTGCTGAGCTAGCAAATGTAAGCAAAATGAGAAGGGACATGACAGATATTCCAAGAGATTTAAACAACAGATTTAACAAGGCCGGGATGATTTGACATCCAGTTTTGTTGCAATAAAGGAAAACACGCACTCTCGGTTATCACGAACCAAACTATTATAGGTTCTGTGACACCAGTGCATCAGAAATGTAGCTCACGTGACTAGTCTGGATTGGACTGCATTAGTCTGTTTTGTTGAGGAATGCACACCTCTTTGTGAACAGGTGCTATTAATTGGTCTGAAACAAGTAATTTATACTATTAACCTGACAAACTAAACAGCTGAGAAACTGTCCATATTTTTTATGAAGATTTACCGGCACCTCATTTATGGAATTTGTAATAGATTTCAGACAGTCAAACTCAGCTTTAAGGGGCTTAGAGAGATTACAGTAACAATTTGTCAGTTTTAGTCCCTTTACGAGATTTCatggaaataacaaaaatatagaaaatccCTGATCTTATTCTTTTGGAAAGTTTGATGGCTTTGACTTggaacacatacagtaacagtaTAAGAATACAAACATGTACCTACAGGGAGGCCAGAGTGTTTAAGTGCAGTTATAACCTTCAGAAAACAATACTGATGAGAAGGCTTATGAGACACACAACACTTGTAAGAGAACTGAAAACGTTTTAGTTCATTCAGTCTGGttagtgtttatttattaactaCATCAGAAACATGACATCCCATTTCTTTAAGGGGAGTTTGGAAAACTAtcgtaataaaaaaaaacaaaacaacaacaacatgtgaTCGTATCTTAACTCACTGGTTTTTCAAGTATATGTTAACTTATTCACCTCAGATAAAGAAGACAGTGGGTCATGTGACAATCCTAAACAGTACTAGGAGAAATACCAatcataaaaacttttacaaacaaaaatctttatAAAGTTTTTGATGAATTATGAAGGACGGAATAAGTAGTTTTACTTGGCAACAAtcgcatttaaaaaaagaaacattaactGAAAAATATCTGATATTAGGAGCTAATGCTGGTTTTCCTCAAGGCATTTTTAACACACTGTACTGCAGGTTTGTTTAGTCATATCTGGTCATttcaaatgaatacatttaagaGGTAAAGAGGTTAAATATCTCAAGAAGGGTATTATGAGGaattttttattgatattttaaacaCTACTATaaagtggcaagaaaaagtaatggcactgtttgcatcTTCACCAAAGTgataaatatcaacaaacacaatattccTCAGATAATAGGACACAGTCATCATCtttcatgtatttatataatatagaaatacataaaaacatagaaattaactatacaaagtgatggtggaaaatgtAATGGAAAACACAATGGAGAGCACAACATAGTATATTCAATGAGGTAAAAAAGATCTTAGAGTAAAAGCTAAAAACTTGAAGGATTCCCTGAAGTTGGGTAACATCTCTGTTGAGAGATGAGTCAACCATGGAGGAAGCCATTGCTTTCACTGCAGCACACCTACGGTTTGTCAAAGTCCTCTTTGACACACCTAATGAGAACATGTCTTGGGGACAGATGAAGCAATGGTAGAATTGTTTGGGAAGAACACACAGCAcaagttgtccaccaatctcacagttgttgaagtgtctttgagcaagacactgaaccccaacttagttgctcccggtgagtgttggccagctgcatagcagctcccccatcggtgtgtgagtggctgtgattgtgagtgtgaatgggtgaatgagaagcagtgtaaagcactttgactgtcaataggtagaaaagtgctatataagtgcagaacatttaccactTAAATTTTTTTACCATCACTGTTCAATAGGTATTTTTGATAAAGACACGAAAGACTTACAGTTTGTGTTCTGTTGATATTTTGGTGAGAGTCAGACCACATTTTTTCACCATTCATTGCAGAAAACCACGACTTTTTCTAACCACTGTATATTTACCTGAGTGACAGTGAAAACGTAAACACAAATCCTATAAAATTctgaagaacaaagaaaatatccTTTACTTCTCCTACAGCACAATGCATTACCCACTGTGCATCGGTATGACACCGCTGCAGTATCACGCTGGTGAACACAGACAGGCTTGTAACAGCTGGTACATCTTAAATAACTGACCTGCCTGCTGATATGTGGGCACATCTTATATGACCACAAGACACATTGGTCCCAGTTCAAACATTTGGTCACACACCTAAAATATGCACTTATGGGAAAGGTTTGGTGCAGGGATGCCATTGTTCACGCAACAAAGAAAACACCTATGATTATAGAGTCCAACAGTAGCAATTGTAAAAATTTATACACTGACACTATAATGTTACCAAAGTTCAACCAAGAAAATCAGTGATTAATCAGCTCAACATCAGACTCACTGAGCAGATTATATGACATTTAAAGGATGATTCTACTTTATTATTGTGTGGTTGCACCTGAATGCAAATGAATCATTTTTTGATAATGTACTCACCCATGTTTTAATCTGAACATGGTAACCGTTGATTAGAAAGgtcagaaacacttcttctctATATTTCAAAACTGAGTGCACCTGAAATGCTGCCATCTATTCATATTATTCATACTGCAAAGTTAGGGCTGCACAACTGCAGTAAATAactgtttgcctttgttttctgttacagTTTAGTAAACCTGATCCTCAAGTCTGACTAATTAAGAGACCTTGCTGCATCACATAATTTTCCAGTAAATTGATGCTCAATGTCAGAGACAAGATCTAAAATAGACTCAAGAGCAGCATGGTCCTCTACCACAAAACCTCTTTTAAAAACGAAAGAACACAACAGCAGACACTGGATTCATTATAGCAAGTAAGGCATGGGTGGGACTACTAACAATAATGGTTCTGTTCCAATAACTGTCCCTGGAAGTCTGTTCACTAAATGAGTGCGTACAAGAAAAACTCAGGACCCGGATCATTAAGCGTTCATAAACCTTATAATTATACCTGTGCTTCTactgtgtaaaaatgtcaaaaaactaCTGTGAAAAAAGTTGTGATGGTAAACAACATCAATGcaggttattaaaaaaaacaaacatgctatATAAAACCAAGTTAATGTTGTTACTGTAGATGATGCCTTGGCACATAGCTACAATAGCTAATCTTTGAGGCTAATTCATTggttatttcaaaacaaaatgtgttttttatcatAGCTGTAGGAGCTTTGTGCCAATAAACTTTACTTCCTAACTATCAACAACGGAGGTGGCGAAACCGccactatttattttttaacatggcAAGCATACACTAATGTCATTaatataaaaccaataaaaccaGGAATCAACTTGTAATAAACCGCAGTCATCCTTGAAATAGATATAAAAGTAACAATTTTAATTCTATTTTCACCATTTAACCACAAGTATTTGGACTGTTAAAGTACCTTGTGTGGTATGAGATGTGATTTACAGTACTAGGTGTTTTGTCTGATGAACACCAAATAAGAGGCATGGCAGGCTGTAAAAACATGGAgaacaaacaacacacagatgAACTCAGACAAGTGTTATAAACAGTCCTGTTCCTGTTGCAGAATTAAGTCAAAATTATAATTTGATAAGAATCTGTTGTAAACTTTCTCTACAGGAGGATATTGATATTGCAAAAAGGTATCACTGTAActcttttttcattattagtgGGACTTTTCAGCATGACTTGTTGTCATAAGAGACAGAACTTAAAGATTTTTCTCTGTGAGCTGAGAGGAAGATTTTACCAGCAACTAACTTTGACAAATTTAATACGCAAGCAGTTAAACATCTAAACTTAGCTGTTTAGCAGAGCATGTCATACCTGCTTTGTTGCACTTTCGCCTCAGTCTGAAAATACTTTGGATTTGTCCTCACTGAAGACAGAAGATCTAGCAGAACAAAGTAGAGCTGACTTCTCCCTGTAGCCATCTACTTCTattgtaaacaaataaaatcccGTCGGAAATCTGGCAACTCcactttgattttgtttgtccATAGCTAGTTGAACTGATAATTGATGACATGCTGAGATAAACTGATATTTTTCAATATCTGCACAGATCCTAGTAGGATTTCAGAATCACAGGAGTgtaatttcaaaagaaaaagcttCTGGGGGTTTGAGACAGCACGAGTACCTAATGGTTTACAGGAAAGGGTGTGAAAATGTAGTCCCTTGTGTCCCTGGGTGATCACATGTGCTCTGGGTGGCTCTGAAGACAGGAAATAATCTCCTGGACTGGCTTCCCCTCAAAACAAATCTGATAGACTGCAGTGAACAGAGGGAACCTGCAGAAAGGATAGAAAGAAGCAGATACCATAGTGATGAGAAAGAGTGGGAGGGTAAAGTCTTTAaatcaattatgtttttttgtaatttatttgttgttaataaatgtattttattaattgtttttagcaAACAATTATTTGTAAGAATTATGGCCTGTTATTTTCTTCTAACTTAATTGATACTTACAGCACTAATAACCacaataaatgaacaaaaaacaacagctgcatAGTTGCtctcagtctttatgctaaactTTATAGGTAAACATCATGAATACAGCTCTGTTCTCAtcgtaaaaaaacaaattattttattttattataatttttaactCTTTCTTTAATTCTACATATAGTTTCTAAATTTTACTCCAGTAATGATCTAAAAGTATATGTTTATTATGCTTCAAGGCAGGTGTGAGTCGTACCCAGAGACTTTAGGTTTTTGcatctgtcttcttcttttcaatATCCACTTAGACTCAAGGATAGGCTGATTTGATTTGGGGGTCAAAGTTCAAAGTAATGTTTTACTCATATGTGTCTATTCCTGTGATCATGATCTCAAGAAAACCTTTaggaatttctttaaatttggcacaaacatccaaaTAAATTGGAATAAATGATATGACACAAAGGTCAAAAGGTCAGTTGCTGTAACCTCACATCTGTGCCTTTCATCCATCACAGTTGTGAACAATTTAACAAAGCAATGCTAGATataaatttctttaaatttgctgCAAATGTCCAAATTCATTCAGGGATGAACATTTCTCATGTCCTTCACATTCTTGTGATCATAGGAACACTCTAGgggaatttctttaaatttgacaCAAGTATCCACTTGTACTCAAGAATGAACTGATTCCACTTTGGTGgtaaaaaagtcaaagtcacTGTGAACGCATGTCCATCCCATTCTCTTACATCTGCCACAAACTTCCACACAGACTTATACATTAACTAATCAGAATATTTAAGTCTGAATGGAGATACATGGAAGCTGCAGCTTGACTGGCTTGCATAGGCATGAAACTGCATTGAAACTACAAAAAAAGTACAGAACACAGAAGcttattgaagaaaaaaaaatttgtataCAGACTTGTCCACCAGGTCCTTCTGTTTAAGGATGGAGTAAACCTCAGCTGCGGTAGCAGGACCCTGGAGCTTCTGCCCATTCAGCAtctccttctccagctcctcGATGCTCTGAGGAGTTAATATGAGTTTATTCAACCGGAGTTGATAAGACAGTAGTTTGCTCTATTTATTTGAATtgctttcaaataaatgtttaattgtaGATGCTGTTTAACATCTGCAGCAAAACAAGTGAAAACCAATGGTCACTAGCATTGGTAAACCTACCTTCCCAGTTTTAGCAAAGGCCTCTGCCACTCGTCGATTGCGACCTCCGTAGCATGTAGTGATGAGGTCGGCCACACCGCAGCTCTCTAAAAAGGTTGCAGTAGAAACAGAGCTGTTCTTGGAGAAGAGCTTAGCAAAAGCTATCATCTCCATCAGTCCTAGGCGGATCACAGCTGCCTTGGTGTTGTCACCGCACCGCAACCCATCACAGAACCCTCCACCAACTGCGACAATGTTCTGCTCCCAACATGCAAACAGAGGACACTCTAACAACTGTAACTAAACAGCGACATGGACAAAGTTGTTGCGTGGGACAGTAACTAGTACATTAACTCCTTCAATCAGCATCAAGCTACGATTGATCACTAGGGGTAAAACATCTAAAGCTCAAATATaatcaaaagtaataaaatatttacaacacTCCGTTTATTTCACTACTCGTGTTCTACATATTTCTCAACACTCACACTCTTATATAATACTGTTGTTCTGATGAGGCACATGTACActatatgaaaaacatttttcagaccATTCTTGGTCTGTTATGATAGGAGGACTGGAATACCTGTCATCTAATGACCTTTGTCAACCCGCACTACAAGTGAAGCCAGATGGAAGCATGGGACATTAAAAAGCGgagttaaataaaatgaaacagttttttaaatttggtctGCCAATACTGGAGAACATACTGGATGTGCACAACAAAAACTGATTTAAGAATGTAGTATAGCTCTCTCTAAATCTATTCACCTCTGCCACTCTCCTCATACACTAAGAGATGATTCGACTAAGGAATGGATGCTCCAATCTCTTTCAAAGGGTTGGCATTCAAACAATGTCTCCACAATGTCTCTGTAAAAAAGGCTGTTTTAAATCTTTCTCTGTGCATGTGATCCCACATGGCCTGTATGGTATTCAAGTATGAACTTTCTGGAGGGGAAACCCATTAATGGCAGATACTGTACATCCTGTTGGTACAGTTGTtctattgtgtgtatgtgatgttgtgtcacaTTGTGTGTACCTTCAGAGCTCCACACAGCTCCACTGTATCAGCATCATCTACCACTGTAATTCTGAAGTTTGGTGTCTGGAGTAGCTCTTTGAACAGCAGGCCATTATCCAAAATCCTACtgcctaaaacacacacacacataaacacacaatttcAGCCAGGTGacacaacacaaatacaacTAACAGAAAACGTGTCtattaattacttaattagTTATAATTACACTTTCTACTATTGCTATTTTAATGGTATATAGATTTAAGAATGTTTACAgacaaaaaggctttttttaagCAAGCATTAACAGGTTAACTGGGTAATATTGCTGACATTTGTCATGGTCCCAGATCTCTTGGTTCCCAGAGCTTGTTGTCCCAGTAACAGATTCACAAGTTTAGTCAGCGTAAACGAGATAATCTCCAGGTTGTCCATCTAATTATGGATGCGCTGTATTTACACCAACCTGGAATCAATTACTTATTAATTATTTACCCAAGTTATTTTACTTACCCTTATGTTTACTGTTCAACTTATGAAAGGAActaaaattgtgaataaaacctaaagttgttttgaaaatggcagatttaaaaaatcagcaaaaaaaatcaaaaacatgtttttacatcatttttgtttgttaatgatTGTTAACTGATACCTTTTAATTGAATCTACAATCATGGATCAATTACACAATGGGCCTATGAGGGCAGGGGGCCCCCAGAGGCTTAATTCAACAAGACACAAAACCAGTATGAAGGGATGCAAAATAAGCGTGTAGATATACATAACACtgatgagaaaacaaatgaaatgccATCAGCCAAACTCAAGagccaaaattaaaaaagcttTCTGTTCAGTTTTAAAATCTTCCAACACAGTGAGTGTGCTTTTTTAAGTATGTCAGCGCTTTTGGTAAGTGGTCttacatagtgcttttctacctattagtgCTCAAAGCACTACATTAACATTAATACTACATGAAGAATATtagtaaagtaatattttttagttagtaatattttttacacCCTTATCTATCACCCTTATCTCAGGGTTCatgccccgctcttcccgacctgGTAAAAATTGGGCcaggttgcatcaggaagggcatccagcataaaaactgtaccaaatcaacatgcggggAAATGGTctgctgtagcgaccctgaacttatggAATAAGTGAaacggacaaaaaaaaattttaaatctaTTCAGGATGGATTCACCTTCATTGAGTGACTGTCTCTCTTTCAGAGAAACATCCTCCAAAAGTTCAACATGTAAACTCTGGACCCTGTAACAATATCatcttgttaaaatatttctcaaataTTGCATATATCCATCTTACCAATAGTGGTTTCACAGAACTTCTCAGCTGCCACTTCATTGGCGATATTTGCTCCCATGAGGACACTGACATCAATCCCCATTTTCTCTCTAATGATGTCAGAGATGAGCTTCAGCCCCTCAGGACCCACGTCTATCCCCTGACAGACACATGTAAAAAGCAAGGGGAGAGACGGCAGATGTGTGAGCGACATAAAGTGAAACTGATGCTTCTCAGCTGGTTAGACACATGGTCACAATCGGCTGAAGTTTAAACCAAGCATCAGAATGGGGAACCTGGGATGTTGGTTGGTACCAGTTGGCATGTCtgagtattttaaaaactgctggCGTACTGAGATTTTCACGCACAACCATCTAAGAGAGAAAATaaccagtgagcagcagttctctgggtgAAAACACCTTGTTGATGCTggaggtcagaggagaatgtCTTGAATGACTTGTTGGAGCTGACAGAAAGACAAGAGTAAAATAACCACTCATTACAACCGAGGTCTGAAAAAGAGCATCTCTGAAGGCACAACGTGTGAAATCTTGAAGCAAATGGGATACAGCCGCAGAAGACCACACAGAGAACTGAGGTATGCAAGACACACGTGGACAATAGAAGAATGGAAAAGCATGGCTTTGTTTGATGAGTCAACTTCTGCTTCAACATTTACAGTGTAGGGTCAAAATTTGGAGTAAACAACATTAAAGCATGGATCCACATGGTggtggtgtcatggtgtgggggatgtttttctttgcactcTTTGGGCCCATTAGTACTGAGCATTGCTTAAATGTCACCGACGTGTCACAATgctaaaatcatctcaaactggtttcttAAACATTAATTTCTCTATACTCCATATGTTTGAGTATAGACAGTTGAGGTCTCAATCCAATGAAGCACCTTCAGGATGTGGTGGAATGGAAGATTTGAATCATGGATGTGCACCAGAAAAATCTGCTATCATCTCTTTATGGCCCAAAATCAAAAccgaaaaaagaaatgtttccagCATCTTGTGGAATCCATGCCACTAAGAATTAAGGCAAAAGCCACTACTATGAAGTACATGTGCAGGTGGCAGAAGGGTGTGTACTCTAGCTGTGCCATAGGGGTGGAAAATCtaacaatttgattcatttcagatTATTCAGCTTTATCTAAATCCataataaaactttgttttaatgtttattttcaaatgaagcCTGTTGTTGGTACAGCATTATTTGCGGTTTTTAATAATCTAGACTTTATCTGGACAAGTGTTGAATAGCGACAATCAAAAATGGAAGATCAGtcattttaattgttgtttcattttgctCTACTTTGGAGGGAGAGCAGATTGTggcaataatgtaaaaaaaataaggagaaGAACAATTGTGAATAATTAGTTGGTTATTGAGTGCTAAAGTGGTTGTCCATCCATTAAGGAAGTTTTACTTTCGACACTGTTAATTTAGAGCTTAAGTTCTTAACATTTATATTCAAAGCAGAGCaggatttaaaaatgtctcatcCCTCACTGACACcctcctctgctgctgacaCTGACTAAATGAAGCTCAGACACTCTGACGCAGGGGAAGCAACTGTCAAACTTGATGATGTAGGGCACAAGATGAAGGGATGTGTTGGACCAAGCCACACTGCATTCTGGAGACACCGCACATACATGGTTGAATTTGACAACTTTAAGACCTTCTGAAGTTAAAATAGACAAAATCCAAcctacaaaatattaaatctaaCAAACAGACATCTGATTGAGAGAAGATTTATGGGAGCCACCACACAGGTGCTCATTTCACAGGTACTGATTTTCCTAAATGACATCTCTTTGCCAGCAGAGAAACTGATGGGTTGAAGCTGCTGAGACTAGCTTTATGATCtgtcttcagttttatttctaaacccCTCCAATTGTAACGTCACATTGTGACATAACAGTCGAAATAACAGCTCTGTAATGTTAGGAATAAAACACTAATACCCCTGACAAAATGCCAAGAAAGGAAATTAGGTCAGGATTCCTAGAAATgaagagccacagaaatcccTTAACAGGGAGAAAATATGAGTGTGGGGGTCTGTGGTTCTCTTGGAGCCTCATTTGTTCTTagcacctgatttaatccaagtaAACAAGGTGAATGGTTGGCGTAACTCCACTGTGCACTAGGGCATGTGGCTGCCTTCCTTAATAAAgaggagaaaaccacattaaatGATCCCCATTTGAAGGTACAGGTTCACCATGAATTCAGTAGCTTTATGTCTAAAAATACACCATTAGTCTGGACGtatttgcttttgctgtgtGATCCCCTATGAAGTGACTGCAGACCTCGGTACAACATGGCAAAGAGTAGAATTAGTGCATACAGCCTCACTTTGAAAACTGCTAATGGTCTTTTTTTATAAGACAGTTATAACTTACACTAAGCCTGCCTGCACCTGGTTGACTAGTGGAAAAAGTGCACAGTAAATTCACCAGTCTAAAAATCCAGTGACAAAGTCTGTAGACGCTTCCAGAGTTG
This window harbors:
- the gpd1l gene encoding glycerol-3-phosphate dehydrogenase 1-like protein produces the protein MAAPLKVCIVGSGNWGSAIAKIIGNNARSLQCFATTVKMWVFEENVNGRKLTDIINTEHENIKYLPGYKLPDNVVAVPKLCDAAEGADLLVFVVPHQFIRKLCDEMVGCVSTKARGITLIKGIDVGPEGLKLISDIIREKMGIDVSVLMGANIANEVAAEKFCETTIGSRILDNGLLFKELLQTPNFRITVVDDADTVELCGALKNIVAVGGGFCDGLRCGDNTKAAVIRLGLMEMIAFAKLFSKNSSVSTATFLESCGVADLITTCYGGRNRRVAEAFAKTGKSIEELEKEMLNGQKLQGPATAAEVYSILKQKDLVDKFPLFTAVYQICFEGKPVQEIISCLQSHPEHM